A segment of the Oxobacter pfennigii genome:
TTTTATGGCTTTTATTATTCCTATGCTTCCGATTTGAAACAGGTCTTCAAATTCATATCCCCTGTTCATAAACCTTTTGGCAATGGAAGATATCAAGCCTACATTTCTTTTTATAAGTATTTCTTCGGATAATTTATCGCCTTTCTGGCTTTTGCTGATAAGTTCAAGAGTCTCTTCATGACTTAGTATTTCTGAAATGCCTTTGCTATTTGCCTTTGAACTCATAATAGTTCTCCCATCTAAGCTACAGAGTTGAATTTTTTAGTCATCAATACTCTTGTACCCTTTCCAAGCTCAGAAATGACGTCTACGCTATCCATGAAGGTCTCCATAACGGTAAATCCCATGCCCGACCTTTCTAATTCAGGCTTTGATGTGTAAAGTGGCTGTCTTGCCGCTTCTATATCCTCTATGCCCTTTCCGTTATCAATTACTTCCACAGTCAATAAATTATCCTTTATATCGGCTTTTACTGTAATTATGCCCTGAGTATTTTCATATCCATGTATTATTGAATTTGTCACGGCTTCAGATACTGCGGTCTTTACATCGGATATTTCATCTAATGTGGGATCAAGCTGCGATGCAAATGCAGCCACGACTGTCCTTGCAAATGCTTCATTCTGTGATAAACTGATTATTTCAAGTTTCATGCTGTTTTCAAAATCCATTATTTTCCCCTCCTCATTACATCTCGGTTATTGCAGTGTCCATTTCTTCATACATGCCTACAATTTTATGGACGCCCGATATTTCAAGAAGTTTCTTAACATGAAGACGGCTGTTTACAATCGCAACCTTTCCATCCATATCCGAAACCTTCCTGTACCGGCCTATAATCACTCCTATTCCTGCGCTGTCCATAAAATTTACATTGGTGAAGTCAAATATTATATTCCTTATGGAGTGATTATCAATAAACCTGTCTATTCTTTCCCTCATTTCGTCTGATGAGTGATGGTCAATGTCACCGAAAACTGTTATAACCAGTGTTTTATTTATAGTTTTTAAATTAAGCCGCATACAAAAACTCCTCCTTATTCCCTAAATATCAGTATGCAAATAAAGTATTAAATGTATTATTCTACAATTAACATTTTTTTCCTTCTATTTACAATTAAATAATTAATGAAGTTTTTGTGAAAAAATGCAGATTGTTCATAGACATTTTAAGCTTAAGCCCTTTATATTCTTGTCCAATTTACAATATATTATAATATTATTCCCTATTATATTTTTACTTATAAATTTATTTTATAGTAATGTGAAATATTATGTTGAGAGCTTATGTTGATTTGAAGCAGTCATAAAATGCATAAGAAATAGTATAGATTTATTAAGGAAGTCCATATATGGAGGTTAAAATATGAAATCACAGCTAAGCGAAATTCTTAAAATGCTGGAAGAAGGCAAAATAACGGCTTCCCAAGCCCAAGCTATGATTGAAGGTTTAAATGATAAACAAGATTTATATAAACAAAATCAAGATTCCAAGACTCCAAGGGACCCAATAAACAAAACCCTTGAGGAATTTATGATAAAAAGCTCC
Coding sequences within it:
- the spoIIAA gene encoding anti-sigma F factor antagonist is translated as MRLNLKTINKTLVITVFGDIDHHSSDEMRERIDRFIDNHSIRNIIFDFTNVNFMDSAGIGVIIGRYRKVSDMDGKVAIVNSRLHVKKLLEISGVHKIVGMYEEMDTAITEM
- the spoIIAB gene encoding anti-sigma F factor codes for the protein MDFENSMKLEIISLSQNEAFARTVVAAFASQLDPTLDEISDVKTAVSEAVTNSIIHGYENTQGIITVKADIKDNLLTVEVIDNGKGIEDIEAARQPLYTSKPELERSGMGFTVMETFMDSVDVISELGKGTRVLMTKKFNSVA